The Mycolicibacterium monacense genome contains the following window.
CTACGGCGGTGTGGTCATCGCCGCCCTGCAGGCCGGCACGGTAACCGCGAACAGCGACGCCCACGGCGTCTCGTACCGGCGCGGTGACGTGTTCATGTCGAACTTCCCCGGCGCGCACTACCGCTGCCACGCCGACCACGCCTGGTCGCACACCGTCACGATCCCGGTGCGGGGGCTGGCCGAATCCGCCGGTGTCCCGCCGTCGTCGCTGCGGTTCATGTCGGGCAACCCGGTCAGCCACGACGCCGCCGCGAAGTGGGTGGCCACGCTCGAGACCGTGGAGCGGTTGCTCGACGACCCGGACACCGCCAACCCGATCGTGCTCGGCAAGGCCGGCCGCATGCTGGCCGCCCGAGTGCTCGAGATCTTCCCCGTGACCAGGACTCCCGGGACGGAACACCCGGGCCGGCTGGTGCCCAACTTCCTCCGACGGGCGATCGCCTACATGGAGGACAACGCCACCGCGGACATCGGCGTCGCCGACATCGCCGCCGCGGTCGAGCTCACCCCCGACGGCGTGACCTACCTGTTCCGTCGTCACCTCGGGGTGGGCCCGCTCGATCACCTGCGTCGTATCCGGCTCGATCACGCCCACCGGGACCTGCTGGACCACGACCCCGAGTCGACGACGGTGTTCTCCATCGCGGCCCGCTGGGGGTTCCCGCACCTGCCGTCGTTCGAGGAGCTCTACTGCGGCTCCTACGGCCAGAATCCGCAGGACACGCTGCAGGCCGGCTGACCGGTAGATTCGCAAGGTGGCACGCGCCTTCGGAGTGGTCGGACGCTATCTGGCCGGCGCGCCGGCGACCTTCATGTGGCTGGCAGTCCTCGCCGTCACCACCCGGGTGCAGCGCCACGCCGGCCGTGAGCGCTCGCAGCTGCTGCGCAGCCAGTCGACCAACCTCAGCCACCTGTCCGAGGAGCCGACGCGGGTGCTGGCCGCGAGCCTGTTCTGGCTCGACGGCAAGAGGTGGTGGCCCTACGTGCCGCCGTTCGCCGCCGTCCTGGCCCCCGCCGAGCGCCGCCTGGGGACCTTCCGGTGGCTCGTCGTCGGCGCCGCTGCCCATGTCACCGGCACCTATCTCGGGCAGGGGTACCTGCGCTGGTCCATCCGCGCCGAACAGGCGCCGCCGCGGCTGGCCGACGCCCACGACGTCGGGGTCAGCTACTTCCTGCTCGGCGTCGCGGGGACGCTCTCGGCGTACCTGCCCCGACGGCACCGGAGCGCGGCGCGCGCGGCCGGGGTCGCGGTGCTGGCGACCAACGCGATCATCCGGCCGACGTTCACCGAGGTCGGCCACCTGAGCGCGTTCGTCACCGGCCTGGCGCTGAGCCCGCTGGCGATCGGCCGTGACCGGCACCCCTATCCGGGTATACAGGGCCATGCGCGCCACTGAGATCCGGGCTCTCGGCGAAGTCGCCGCCGAGGGAGTCACCGTCCTGCACGACATCGTCCGGGGTATGCACACCGGCATCGCGAGCCGGGTGTTCACCTCCGTCGGCCCCGCCGCCCGCCCGGTCGAGGTGATCCACGACGTCATCGCCCAGGCGGTCCACACCGCGATCGGCACCGCCGGCCAACGCGTGCCCGAGGCGGTCGGTGTCCTCGCGGCGACGCGCTTCGACGACGACACCCCGATCGACCGGACCCCGGCCGTCGCGGAGGCGATCGCCGCGCTCAACGGCATCTACGGTGACGAACTCGCCTCCCGCGGCAATGCGCTGGCCACGACCATGGCCGTGCGGGTGGACGGGCGCCCCGTCGACCCGGCGTCCGCGCCGCTCGCCGAGGCGTTCCCCGACGCGACCAACCGCCTCGTCGTATTCGTCCACGGGCTGTGCCAGACCGAATCGTCGTGGCGCCGAGCCCCGCGCCCGGCCGTCGACGCTCCCGATCCGCGCCCCTACGGCGCCCGGCTCCGCGACGATCTGGGCTTCACCCCCGTGCACGTGCGGTACAACACGGGACTGCACATCTCCAGCAACGGGCATTCGCTCGACGAACTGCTGGCGGCGCTGACCGAGGCGTGGCCGGTTCCGGTGTGCGACATCGCGCTGGTCGGGCATTCGATGGGCGGGCTGGTGGTTGCGCAGTGCCTGTCACTACGGCGCGGAGGAGGGTCGCGACTGGGTCTCGCGGGTGCGCCAGGTGGTGTGCCTGGGCTCACCGCATCTGGGCGCCGACCTCGAAAAGGGCGTCAACGCCGCGTCGTGGGCGCTGGGCCGGTTACGCGAAACACGCGCCCTCGCCGAGTTTCTCAACCTGCGCAGCGAAGGCATCAAGGATCTGCGCTTCGGCGCCTGCCTGGACGACGACTGGGCCGAGGCCGACCCCGACGAGTTCCTGCGTGACCGCTGCGCCGAAGCGCCGTTCCTGCCCGGCGCCTCCTACCACTTCGTGGCGACCTCGGCCGCGCCGCGGCCGGTGGGCCTCGTCCTGGGCGACCATCTGGTGCGGCCGGCGAGCGCGTCCGGACGCGGCCGCAGACGCCGGATCCCGTTCGAACCGGACAACGGGCTGGTGATGAGCGGTCTGCACCATTTCGACCTGCTCAACCACCCGGAGATCTATGACCGGCTGGTGCACTGGCTGGGCGGCCGTGCACAACGACTCAGTGCAAGGTGACCAGGTCGGACACCGAATCCCGCGGCAACTCCCCGTCGACGACCGCGGTGACGGTCATGTTCTGCAACGTGATGGAGCCGTCGTGGTTGTCGAGGAACGCGGTGTCGGCGGCGTCCCGCCCGGTCGCGATGCGCACCATGGACTGTCGCGGCGCCAGACACGTCGCGTCGACCACCCGCCACTGCCCCTCGACGTAGGCCTCGGCGACGGCGTGGAAGTCCATCGGGCTGCACCCGGGTGCGTAGACGGAGACCAGGCGGGCCGGGACGTTGACCGCGCGCAGCATCGCGATGACCAGGTGGGCATAGTCACGGCAGACGCCCGCGCCGGCCAGCAGCGTGTCCGCGGCGCCGTCGATGGGATCGCTCGACCCGGGGACGTAGTCGAGACGGGCGCCGACCCACGACGACACCCGCTCCAGTAGCGCCTCGGAGTCGGTGAAGTCGCCGAATTCCGTTGCGGCGAAACCGAAGAACTTGTCCGCCTCGGCGTAGCGACTGGGTCGCAGATAGGTCGACAGGTCGATGTCGCGGACCTCGGGCGGCGCCGCGAAACCCCGAATAGTCGCCTGGTAGGACGCGGTCACCGTGCCGGGCGCGGCGGCGAATTTGTGGATGCGGGTGCCGTGTTCGCCGATCATCTCCTGCGCCTCGACGGATGTGCCGTCGTGGCGGAACGTCAGCGCCTCGGTGATGTCGGCGCCCGGATGCGCGGCGAGCGCGATCTGGAACTCGAGCGTGGTGGGTGCGGTGACCTCGATCTCGAGTTCGGCGCCGACGGTGCGGCTCATGGTGTCGCGGGGCATCGGCACAGTCTCGTCTCGATCCGACGTCCCCGCAGCGCGAGGGCCGGTGACGCGCCGGAGGTGAATCACATGCGTGTCGAGTTGGCGGGATTTGATCGAAGCGGTGTTCGAGCGGCCGCTCCACCGCGCCGGTCTCGGGCCCGCAAACGGGTTTCGTCTTTTGTCCGTCAATATCCGATAAGCGAAGGGTGACCGGCCTATGCTTCGCACATGTAGGGCGTCTTCAACGGGGAGGAACGGCCATGCGGATGAAGCGCGGATGCGCGATCTTGGGCGCAGGAGTGGTCGCGTTCACGCCGACATACCTGTTCTCCGGCGCCCCGACAGCCACCGCTGAGTGCACCGAGTCCGGCGGAATCACCATGTGCCAGAACGAAGTTCGCCGCGCCGACACCGGACCGGCCGAATCGGACATGTGGTATCCGTATCCCTGCGAATTCGACTACCTCTGCGACGACGGCGGGTCGGTGTTCGACTACGACTCCGGGGATTCCCGGCCCCCGCAACCGCCGGGCGCCCCCGACATCGGCCTGCCCGGCCGCCCTGGAGATCGCCCCGACCGGCCCGATCGGCCCGGGGGCGGCGGCGGCATCGGCGGCGGACGTTGAAGTTGCAATGAAACACCTTGTGCGGCAGGAGACCTCGAAATGGCCCCGTCGAGAGGAGTGACATGACGTTCAAACTTCGCACCTACGGTGCTGCGGTGGCCGCCGGCGCAATGATCGGGGCGACGCTCGTCGTCGGCGCCGCCACCGCGGCGGCACAGCCTCCGCCACCGAACTGCACCGCCGCGGATCTGACCGGGGTCTCGGCGGGTGTCAACGCCTCGACGTCGACCTACCTGTTCACCCATCCGGACGTCAACGCGTTCTTCACCGGCCTCAAAGGTCTGCCGAAGGAAGAGGTTCGGGCGAGGGTCACCGAATATGCGAACGCCAACCCACAGGTGAAGGCCGACCTCCAGGGAATCCGTCAACCCATGGTGGATTTTCGAAATCGGTGCGGCGTACCCGAGCGCTAGCGCGCCGGTCACCGTGATGTCCTTCTGACAGGAGGATGACCATGCCTGTGGCGCAACGCTTTCTGGCAGCGGGAGCAGCCGTCGCGCTCCTACCCCTGGGTGCACTGGCGTCGGCCGCCCCGGCGCTTGCGGACTGCACGAACGCCGGCGGGGTGACGGTCTGCGCGCAGGGTGATGTCCGAGGCACCGATGGCGGCGCAGCGAGTGGCAACACCGGTCCCTACTACCCCTACCCGTGCGAGTACGACTACTACTGCAACGACTGGGGAGCCGACCTCATCCTCGACGTCGACCCACCGGGAGGCGACTTGGGCAGACCCGGCGGTCCGGGCGCCCGACCGGACAACAGCCTGCCGGGCGGCGGGCGCCGCGGAGGTGGAGGACGCCGGTGACGAAGGCGCCGTCACCCGCCGTGCACGTCGAGGCCGTGCGCGGCGGCGTATGCCAGTGCCTGCTCGATGTCGATGCGCGCCCCGCGCACCGCGGCGGTGGTCCACAGCGTCGCGTCGATGCGCGCACCGCGTAGATCCGCACCCTCGAAACGGGTGTTCTGCACGCGGGCGCCGCGCAGGTCGGCACGCTGCAGCACCGCCTCGCGCAGATCCGCGCCGACCAGGCCGGCTTCGCGCAGCCGGCAGTCCGACAGGTCGACCTTGCGCAGATCGCATCCGCCGAGCACGGCGAGCGTCAGGTCCACCTCGACCAGCGTCAGTGGCCGCAGCCGGCACTCGGTGAACACCGAACCCAGCATGCTGCAGTTACGGAATGTGCTGTGCCACAGCGACGCCCGTCGGAACACGCAGTTGCGGAACGCGGAACCGACGTGCTCGGACTCCGACATGTCGACACCGCTGAAATCGCAGCCGTCGAACACCACCCGCTCGGTGCGCAGCCGGCTCAGGTCCTCGTCACGGAAGTCCCGGCCGATGAACTCCTCGTCGTTCCACTCCGCCATCGTCAACCCGGCAGAGCCGAAAGGCTGTTGAGGGAGTATTCGGTGATCGCGATGAGCGCGGCCTTGGCCGACTCGCGGCTTCTGGCGTCGACGGTGATCACCGGGATGTGGGCTGGCAGCGCCAACGCCTTTCGCACCGCATCGGTGGAATGCCTTGGAGCGCCGTCGAATTCGTTGATGGCGACCAGGAACGGCAGGTTTCGCGCCTCGAAGAAGTCGACCGCGGCGAAGCTGTCCTGCAGGCGGCGGACGTCGACGAGGATGATCGCGCCGATCGCACCGCGGATCAGGTCGTCCCACATGAACCAGAACCGCCGCTGCCCCGGTGTGCCGAACAAGTACAGGACCAGGTCGTCGGCCAGCGTGATGCGGCCGAAGTCCATCGCCACGGTGGTGGTGCGCTTGTCGGGGGTGCCCTCGAGGCCGTCGACTCCGGCCGAGGCGTTGGTGACCAGCGCCTCGGTGCGCAGCGGCATGATCTCCGACACCGCGCCCACGAACGTCGTCTTCCCGGCGCCGAATCCGCCGGAGACGACGATCTTCGTCGCGCTCGAGCGCCGCGTGTCAGAGTGCTCGTAGGCCACGCAGTGTCCTTCCTATGAGTTCGCGGCGCTCGTCGGAGGTCGCCGATTGGTCGAGGGTGGCGTGCACCCGTAGATAACCCTGCGTCACCAGGTCCCCCACAAGCACGCGCGCCACGCCGAGGGGCACCGATAAACGTGCCGCGATTTCCGCCACAGACGGTCGCGCCGCGCACAGCGCGAGGATGTCCCCGCGTACGTCACCGGCAGGCCAGCGCGGCGGCCTGGCCGCGTCCAGCGTCTCGATGGGCGCTTCCAGCGGCAGGTGGACGCGGGAATCGGTGCGGCCTGCGGTCAGCGTGTACGGCCGTACCAGCTGCGGTTCCACCGCGGGGTCCCGTTCGTCCACGGCGAACTCACGAACGCGCGGGAGTGCGTCGCTGTGACTGGACGACCGTGCCCACCCGTTCGACGAGGATCGCCATCTCGTAGCCGATCTGCCCGATGTCGCAGGATCGGGTGGCCAGCGTCGCCAGGTTGGAGCCGTCACCGACCCGCATCAGCAACAGGTAGCCGTTCTCCATCTCCACGACGGACTGCAGCACGTAGCCACCGTCGAACAGCTGCGCGGCGCCGGTCGACAGGCTCGCCAGGCCGGACGCGACCGCGGCGAGCTGATCGGCGCGTTCGACCGGCATGTGCTCGCTGGCGGCCATCAGCAGACCGTCGGCGGACACCAGCACCGCATGGGAGACCCCGGACACTTCGCGGGCGAATCGGGAGACCAACCAGTCGAGCGATTCACGCTGCGTCGAACGTGCCGGGTAGGTCATTCGAGATCTGTTCCTCTGACTTCTCGGGAGTGGGCGCGGCCGGCGTGCACACCACCGAAGTGGCTGCTCATGCTGGCCCGAATCGCCTCCGGATCGCGTCGCGGCGGGGTGTCGTCCCCGGCCGCCGATGCTACCTGCTCCTCGGAGTCGTCGCCGCGGTGCGCTCCGCCGGGCACCAGCCGCGCCCCGGGGTCGCGCACAGGCAGGCCCTCGTCGGTGCGCTCGCGCACCGGGGCCTCGTCGGCCGCCGCGGCCGCCGACCATCCGTGATCCCACACCGACTTCCAGTCCAGGTCGGTGCTCTTGCCGAGGTCGGTCGGGTCGACCAGCCATTCCGAGAGCATCGACTGGTAGATGGCGTCGTCGGCGCCGGCGTTCGGATTGGCCACCGGCTCGGGTTCGGGCCGCTCGTGTGCCCCGTTGGCGGCGGCCTGGGCCCGCGAGGCGAAGAAGGAGGACGTGTTCGTGGGTGCGGGGACCGCCCGGCGCGGGTCGGTCTGCTCCCCCGCCGTGCCGGCGATCCCGCTCGCGCCGGGGTTGCGCTGCGGCAACCCGCCGGCCGCGAGGTCACTGTGCCCGTTGAGGTCGCCCGCGGGTTCGGGCCGGTGGTGGCGGGCGGGCGCGGCGGCCTGCGGCGGTGCGGTCGGCGGTAGGTGGGGCTGCCGGCCGGTGTCGGTGTAGGCGAGCAGTTCGGCCGGGACGTACACCCCGACGGTCGTGCCGGAGTTGGGTTCGTCGACGACGGTGCTGCGCAACCGCACGACGAAACCGTGCTGTGCGGCCAGCCGCCCGACGACGAACAGACCCATGTGCCGTGCGGTGTAGGGGGTGACCTCACCGCCGGACTGCAGGCGGGCGTTCGCGATCCGCAGGTCGGCCTCGGCCATCCCCAGGCCGGTGTCGCCGACCTCGATGACGAGCCCGCCGTTGCCCGTGTGCATCGCCGACACCCGAACCTGGGAGGTCGGCGGTGAGTACCGCAGTGCGTTGTCGAGCAGTTCGGCGAGCAGGTGCACCAGGTCGCCCGCCGCCCCGCCGATGATCCGGCTGTCGGGCACACCGGCCGTCACGACCCGGGTGTAGTCCTCCACCTCGGAGGCGGCGGCGTTGATGACCGCTGCGACCGGGACCGGTTCGGCCTGATCCCGCGGGATCGACGCACCGGAGAGCACCAGCAGGTTGGCGCCGTTGCGGCGCATCCGGGCGGCGAGGTGGTCGAGCCGGAACAGGCTCTCGAGGCGTTCGGGGTCGTCCTCGTCGCGCTCCAGCCGGTCGATCAGCGACAGCTGCTGGTCCACCAGCGAGCGGCTGCGCCGCGACAGCGTCTCGAACATGTCGCTGATCTGCAGCTGCAGCCGCGACTGCTCACCGGCCAGCAGCACGGCCTGCTCGTGCAGTTCGTCGACGGCGTGGGCGACCTGGCCGATCTCCTCGGTGGTGTACACCGGGATCGGCGGGACCGGGCCGGGTTCGGCGCCGGCGCGGACCCGGTCGAGTTCCTCCGGCAGGTCCTCGTGGGCGACCTTGAGGGCGCTGTCGCGCAGCCGGCGCAGCGGCCGCACGAGTGACCGCGCCACCAGCAGCACGAGTACGAGTGCGGCGACGAACACCAGCAGGATCAGCACCGCGTCGCGGATCGCGGAGGACCGCTGCGCGTCGGCGGCGCTGGTCACCGCGGCCGGGATGGCGTCGGTGGTGTCGGCGATCATCCTGTCCGCGATGTCGGCGGTCACCGCCTGTGACTGCAGCAGTTCCGGATTGCCCGTCAGCACCACCGCCGGGTTGGAGATCATCGACATGCGCTTGAACATCTCGCTGCGCAGGGTGTTGGCCTCCCCGGAGGCCCCGCCGAGGAGCTCCGCCATCCCGGACACGGTCGACGGCTCGGTACCGGCCACCGTGATCATCGCGGTGCGCAGTTCGGGTTCGGGGACCTCACCGCCGCGGGTGACGAGCATCTGCTGCATCGCCATCTGACCGCGTGCGCCGATCGCCCGCGACAGCGCCTCGGCGCGCATCTGCACGTCCTGGTCGTCACCGCGGGCCGAACCCGTGATGGCGGTCTCTGCGGTCAGCAGCAGCGGCGCGTAGGTGATCACCCGCTGACGCAGGTCGACCGCGTTGGCCGTGACCTTGTTGACCAGATCCTGTCCGAGGTCGAGCAGGTTGGTGACCGCCAGCCGTACGTCGGGGACGACGTCGGTGGCCGCGAGCTGCTGCCGCAGTGTCGCCTTGGCGGTGTCGTACTCGGCCAGCGCGGACTCTGTCTGCTGGCCCTGCGTCGCGGCGACGACGACGTTCTCCATGGCGGCCATGTAGCCGTTGATGTCCGGGATGAGCTCCGCGCGTTCTGCGGCCAGCCGCAGTTCGCCGGCCTGATCCACGTTCGCCGCGATGCGCGCACCACCGAACACGCCCGCCAGTACGAGCGGGACGAGCACGATCGCGAGCACTTTCCAGCGCACCGGCCAGTTCGCCGGTGACCAGCGCGACGGCCTTTTCGGCGGCGCAGTCATCGGCGCCGGACCGCGCGACCGGCCCAGGATGCGCATGTCAGTACTGAAGCGTCATTCATGGAGGTTTCCTGCTGTTCGCACCGGTGCGGGGCGCGGGATCGCGCCTGGTACGCCTGGCAATTCGACGAGTATGACAGCCACCAGCTGGGGTTTCCACAATTCTCACTGAACAGACAGAGTCGTGACCAGACCGATGCGCGGCCGTGTGGTGATCGAGCAAAGACCAGCTAGGCGGGTCGCAGGATCGCCACGAGGAAGTCGGAGTCGTCGGTGAACGGCCGTACGTCCCACGTGGACAGCAGCAGGTCGCGGGTGAGCCCGGCCGCGGCGGCGTTGTCGAGGAACTCGTCGAACGGGTAGTCGCGGCCGGCGCCGAAGCCGATCACCGCCCGTCCGGCGGGGGCGAGGTGGGCCCGCAGCCGGCGCAGCACCTGGGTACGGGTGCTCGGGGCGAGGAAGGTCATCACGTTCCCTGCCGACACGATGAGGTCGAAGGGTTCGGCGACGCCGCGGGCCGGCAGGTCGAGTTCGGCGAGGTCGCCGACGAGCCAGCGCGGTCCGGGGTGGTCCTGCTCGGCCGCCTCGATCAGCGCCGGGTCGACGTCGACTCCGACGACCCGGTGACCGGCCGCGGCCAGGTATCCGCCGACCCGACCGGGGCCGCAGCCGGCGTCGAGGATGTGGGCGCCGCGCGGTGCCATCGCGTCGATGAGGCGGGCCTCGCCCACCAAATCGTCCCCTGCGCGCGCCATCGCCCGGAACCGGTCGATGTACCACTGCGAATGTCCGGGATCGGCCGCGACCTTCTGCATCCAGAGACTCGGTTCGGCCATGCAGGCATTATCGCTGTGTTCCGGGTGATGTTCTAACCACCCCGCATCGAAGTCGGGGCGGCGCTCGCCATCGAGTCGCTCACTTCAGCGTGCTCCACTGGCATGATCCGCGGATGGCGCAGCCACTCTTGCTGTGCGCCAGGCCTTTTGGCGTCGACGACCGGGCCTCGGGCTGCGATCTAGTTGGTGGTGGGTGGTGGGGGTTGGAAGGGTGTGTACCACCACCAGTCGGCACGCTCTCCGGATGGTCCGCGGTAGGGCGCGACGGTGGGTGGGGGGTGGTTGGGTGGGCGGGCCAACGAGCCGGACGTGAGGTGTCGCCCGGTGCTGTCGGTGACGGTGAGCTGGTCGGCGGGTCCGGTGATGGTGATGACGCCGCGGTGGTGGGCCCGGTGGTGGTAGGGACACAGCAGCACGAGGTTGTCCAGGTCGGTGGCTCCGCCGTCTTCCCAATGCTGGATGTGGTGGGCGTGCAAACCGCGGGTCGCCCCACACCCGGGGACCGCGCAGGTGCGGTGACGGTGTTCCAGCGCGCGCCGCAGTCGGCGGCTGATCATGCGGGTGGTGCGCCCAGCGCCGATGGGTTGGCCGGCGCGTTCGAACCACACTTCACAGGTGGCGTCACAGCCCAGGTAGCGGCGGTCGGCCTCCGAGAGCAGCGGACCCAGATGCAGGGCGGCGATGCGGTCGTCGAGGTCCAGGTGCACCACCACGGTGGTGCGCTGACCGTGCGGGCGGCGGGTCACCTCGGTATCCCAGCCGGCCTCGACCAGCGCGGCGAACGCATCAGCCAGGGCGGGCATGGGTGGGCGGCCACCGGCGGGAGTGCCGGCGGGGGTGTCGGTGGGGGTGTCGTGGTCGCGTTTCCACTGCGCGATCAACGCATCGTGATGAGACCGCAAAGCGGCGTCAAACACCGCTGCCTCGACGTGGGGCAGGGCGATACGCCAGTAGGTGTACTGCTCATCGCTGGTCTTGCGGATCGAGGCCTGCGCCACCGGCACCGGCGTGGGGTCGCCGTCGGCGTCCTTGTCGGGCTCGGGTGCGGGGCGGGGTTCGAGTTTGATCGCGGTGCGGAGCTGGGTGACCGAGGCGCTGCGGGCCAACTCCGCATAATGCTCATCAGACCCTGCGCCCGCGCCTTCGGCGATGACCCCGACCTGATCCAACGACAGCCGCCCGTCGCGCAGCGCCTGCACACAACGCGGGAACTCCGCGATCCGGTGGGCGATGGCGGCGATGGTCTTGCCGTTCCGCGACGAGGATCCGGTTTTCCAGGCCATCAAATGCGCCACCGACTTCGCGCCGGTGATCCCACCCAACCCGTCGTGATCGATCTCAGCGGCGATCTCCACCAGGCGTGCATCGATGGCGTTGCGCTGACCCGCCAACTCCGCCACCTCCTCGAACAACACCTCCAGACGCTCCTTCGGCAGCAGCGCCACCGCGCCGGACGAGGCATTCGAGGACATAACCCCATACAAGCACCAGGGTCCGACATTTCGCCGTTGTGTGAGTCCACTGCCGGGGCCGATTGGGACACCGTGGTGACCCCGAGATTCGAGCGGCCTGCCGTGGACGTCGGTGGGCCACCCGGGGACCCCAAGTAGCTTGACTCCAGTAGGAAGTCAACCCCGGGCCGGCGACACGAGTCGACGTCGTCCGCCACGACAGACAGGTACCGGCTGTGTTCAAGGTGATGTTCTATTCACCCCGGATCGCGCCCAACACCGGCAACGCCATCCGCATGGTGGCGGGCACCGGATGTGAGTTGCACCTGGTGCGCCCGTTGGGTTTCGACCTGTCGGAGCCGAAGCTGCGCCGGGCCGGGCTGGAC
Protein-coding sequences here:
- a CDS encoding HNH endonuclease signature motif containing protein, with the protein product MSSNASSGAVALLPKERLEVLFEEVAELAGQRNAIDARLVEIAAEIDHDGLGGITGAKSVAHLMAWKTGSSSRNGKTIAAIAHRIAEFPRCVQALRDGRLSLDQVGVIAEGAGAGSDEHYAELARSASVTQLRTAIKLEPRPAPEPDKDADGDPTPVPVAQASIRKTSDEQYTYWRIALPHVEAAVFDAALRSHHDALIAQWKRDHDTPTDTPAGTPAGGRPPMPALADAFAALVEAGWDTEVTRRPHGQRTTVVVHLDLDDRIAALHLGPLLSEADRRYLGCDATCEVWFERAGQPIGAGRTTRMISRRLRRALEHRHRTCAVPGCGATRGLHAHHIQHWEDGGATDLDNLVLLCPYHHRAHHRGVITITGPADQLTVTDSTGRHLTSGSLARPPNHPPPTVAPYRGPSGERADWWWYTPFQPPPPTTN